The region GTAAAAGTTATTACTTACATAAAGATATTTTTCTTATCTAAATGCATGCATTAGTGTGTATGAAGGCTGGAAAATAAATGTAAAAGTTGATTTTGAGATTTATCAACAGATTAGCATTTGTACTATATTTTGGTCTTCTGAAATATCTGAATAAGTGGTTTGTGTCTTGATACCTTGCATATTTTGGGGATTGGATAGTAAAATCAGCTGGTTCATTCCATGTCGCATGTTATAGTTTGTATCAAGATGTGGTTTTTGTCTAGCCTCTGCAGTGTACGgtaaattgaatatttttatctGTTATGCGTTTTATCCCTGTTTAGCTTTGTGATCCTGGCTTATAATTGTTCACTTTGGATGTACACATGTTAGTGTCTACATCTTTCATCTTTTTTACTTTCTGTTTTTATTCCTCTTTCCCCAGTTCGATGAAAAGCTATGTAATTTATTCTGGTCATACTAGTACTATGATCTGGTCTGTGCATTAATCTGCGATTAGTTTACTTCTCATTATATGCCGAGTCTTTTGATGTCTTGTTGCATGCAATTGCAGAGTAAATGATCCAGTGGCTATGAAGCTATTGAGCAAGGCTGGAGAAATGCCTTCTCTGGAGCCTCCTGAGGACGAGAGCATTAGAACGCTGTATGTGGGAGGGCTTGATGCTAGGATTACTGAGCAGGATCTAAGAGACAACTTCTATGCGCATGGAGAAATTGAGTCTGTCAAGATGGTTCTCCAGAGGGCTTGTGCATTTGTGACTTACACAACACGAGAAGGTGCTGAGAAAGCAGCTGAGGAACTTTCCAACAAACTAGTTATTAAAGGCTTGAGGATGAAGTTGCTGTGGGGCAGACCCCAAGCTCCAAAGCTGGAATCTGAAGGCTCTGATGAAGCAAATCAGCAAGCAGCAGTGACTCACAGTGGGTTGCTCCCAAGGGCAGTCATATCACAGCAACAGAACCAGCCTCTTCAAGCTCCCTCGCCTGGCGCTCAAACACAACCGCCGCCTATGCCATATTTCAACATTCCTCCTCTGCCTCAGCATGAGAGGGCATATTATCCTTCTATGGATCCCCAGAGGATGGGCGCtctcattcggtctcaagagGGGCTTTCCAGCGGGCCCTCTGGATCTAATGAAAATAGAAGTGGTTCTGAACAGCAGCATCAACAAGCTCAGCAGTATGGCTACCCAAGCATGGCGCCCCCTCGGGGTCAGTTTTACCCATCATACTACCAGCAGTATGGCCACATGGGACCGCCTCCTCGAGTGCCGCCGTCTAATCAACACTACCCTCAACAGTATCAAGGTAATGTGCCTGCAGCTCCACCCCCTTCAGCTACTGGGACATCACAGCAGCCATGACAAGTTGAAACCCCATCGTATCCCGTGCTTGTTTGTCTTGAAATCAGTTTAAACAAAAACAATCCACCAACCACAGTAATGACTTGAAAAGGTTTTGTAGCCTTGTCTTGGTCTTACTTTTCAAGTTTTCATGTCTTGATCTAGGCTGTTGAGGAACACAATACCTTAGATTTTGAATTATGTTTCCTCTTGTATTTTGTTTTCATCCATAACAGCGTTATTGGAAAACGTCATAGTATTATAATTACTGTTTATTGAACGTTAATAAGATGAGATGAAAAAGTTCAAACTGGAACAAATTTGATCCTATTGACAAACAAGAAGAGCAAGCATGTGGCCAAATAGAATTGGAGATGAAATACTAATCTGATGTACTCATGTTTCCCAGTTAGATTTGAGAAAGGTAACACTGAAATGACATAcgaattcttttttttaatgctTACCGTATATTCAACGCCAATGACACACCTCTTTCTGCTTGATCAAATCAATTGTGTCTCtccataaataaatataaattgtcAATGATAATGTATATCAGCTTGTGCCCTACGGCCAACGTTTGATAccactaaggccatccacaacgttgttcctataccgttccttaaaccactatttgaggacctcactgtacttttttacctcattccttaactaaggaatggaacctgcaaccctccgttccttaaccgttccttaaattactattcattcaatttcatttttttttatttccaactcaattcaatttaaataaacacactttattaaaaaataaacacactttattaaaaaacacacaacattaaaaaaaaatataaacttttagacgcctcccgtcgtcgatcttcttcaagtgattgttgcaatatttgacgcatttgttcaaaaggatccattagtttgattaaatctaggagaaggaaagcagagttgatttgagatgaaaattgaggtggaaatagagaggaatagatgtgtgtttgtgattgaaatgagtatgaaataggagtatttatagagtaaataaataaataaaaatatataaaaaaatacaaaacggatataaaaaaacggtcacattaccgttgcaaatttttttttttattaaattcgatttttttaaaaaaaaaattgaattattgagtcatcgggacgaagccgactcgcggggcagcgagtgggcttcacgcgtcgaatgggaggccgccacgtcgcctcggcgcgtggcggaacgtttcgttccgcgttcctccggaacggaacgcggcacggcataggaacggcatgggcacggaatggcgacggaacgaagcccgcaacgcgtgccgccgcggaaccgttccgcccgaacggcataggaaccgcaacggcacagcgttgcgggtgccctaagaTTTTTCTAATTATCTAAGTTTGTCCCACTCCTTAGAATTCATTTTTATACTGAACttcttttaattcaaattttttttaacttattatatattgaattcCATATATATAAATTCAGTTAATGCAAAAATAGTCTTAATACATTACACTTGAATTTTCAATCTTATCCTTcttttagaaataaataaaacaaattttcaAACCTTATCCTTCAAACTTAGTAAAATCGAAACTTATTAGTAAATGATTTGTGATTCTTGTTTATTTTTCTAGAAAACGTATTTAAACATATGTTAAATTATTGGAAAAATGCCTTGCGGATTTATGCAACAGATGTTGAATTGTTGGATAAATGCCTAGCAAAATACAGACATCATTTGTATACATACAGAGGGAGTACATCAAATTAAGCAATTATACTAATTTCTTTTAAACGTTTACATCAAATTATgcaattatattttcttttaaatgttTTACCTGAATTTTTTCGGAACACAACAG is a window of Salvia splendens isolate huo1 chromosome 3, SspV2, whole genome shotgun sequence DNA encoding:
- the LOC121795340 gene encoding zinc finger CCCH domain-containing protein 40-like, with amino-acid sequence MAHRLLRDADADGWERSDFPIICESCLGDNPYVRMTKADYDKECKICTRPFTVFRWRPGRDARYKKSEICQTCSKLKNVCQVCLLDLEYGLPVQVRDTALSIDSNDAIPKSDVNREYFAEEHDRKARAGIDYESSFGKARPNDTILKLQRTTPYYKRNRAHVCSFFIRGQCTRGPECPYRHEMPVEGELSQQNIKDRYYGVNDPVAMKLLSKAGEMPSLEPPEDESIRTLYVGGLDARITEQDLRDNFYAHGEIESVKMVLQRACAFVTYTTREGAEKAAEELSNKLVIKGLRMKLLWGRPQAPKLESEGSDEANQQAAVTHSGLLPRAVISQQQNQPLQAPSPGAQTQPPPMPYFNIPPLPQHERAYYPSMDPQRMGALIRSQEGLSSGPSGSNENRSGSEQQHQQAQQYGYPSMAPPRGQFYPSYYQQYGHMGPPPRVPPSNQHYPQQYQGNVPAAPPPSATGTSQQP